The Macrobrachium rosenbergii isolate ZJJX-2024 chromosome 22, ASM4041242v1, whole genome shotgun sequence DNA segment TGCTGCCAGTATCCCCTGAAGAGAAGGAAGTAGTGCTTTTGACAGCAGTATCAATTAATGGCAAACTCTTAGAGTTTGCAGGataaccatttttaatggaataaagaattttgactttgactttgactttgactTCAGTCATCACCATACAGGAAGTATAATGAGATCGCACTCCTACCTTCGGCAGGTATGTCTGTACATCTGACTGGTTCTCTGGCTGGATGGATAGGGGGCCAACATCATTTTGGAGGGATAGATGAAGGGTTTTCTTTATGCCTGCAGGACAGAAGTTGTTGGCtataaattcctttattattctctCATCCTTTTTTGTAGGCTGCACTAATCTGCACTTGGTCATTTATAGCGTTGTAGTTGACATATCATCCTAGTTACACTCCCGATGATGATTTTGGAGAACCATTATTTACTAGCTCCTGGGTAGCTCTTTCAAGCTCCTTCAATTGAAGGCTACCTCCAAGTCGTGGAGGTCACTGATGCCATTTGGGCAGTGTCCAGAGTTGGTATCACTGACATACCATGCTGAATGTGAAGTTATAACGTTTTTGTAAAATCAGGAGGACGTCTAGGAAAAGAATTCGGTCGATGTAGATTGCTCCTCACTATGACGAAATTTAAGACACAAAGGCATCCTTTACCGTAGGGGGGTAGTGgcttcagtgcgcctcacgcggtgcactgtaggcattacttaaggttctttgcaccaacccctttcattcattttactgtacctcagtccATATCCTCGTTCTtacatcttactgtccaccctctcctaacaattgtttcatagtgcaactgcgaggttttccccctgttacccCTTCAAAAACTCCTTTCctctcaaatttcttttcagcgctgaatgacctcacaggtcccagcgcttggcatcaggcctaaatctcataCTCCAAAGGCATCATTGGGATACTGGGGGGGGGTGTCTTCTTCATCGGTTACTCTCATAAAGGTGTTGATGTGGAGAGAACAGTGGATGACAGCACTGTAAAAAATGTACAGTTCAGAAGCTTTTGGAAGAAGGATGAGAGGTAGACCTAGAAAGCATTGGAATTTTATGCACATAATTCACTCGcaaatatatgatacataaaaaTATGGCAGATATGCATGCGTATCTAACTAAGTGCTAAGTCGAAGGGAATGGAATTTATCACTTGACTACACAGTATACAGCATTCAATCACGAAATAAGGTTTTTATGGCATAAGTTACAACTATTTTGCCCAATTACTGTACTATACTAAGTCAAAATTATCTGTACCACTTAACCTGGAAACTTACCAAAACTTTTGTAATCATTTTGAGAATGATCTcactaaaagtaaacataaaCGCTGAAATACAAAAGTTAGATCTTATTCTAGGATCAAAGAACTATCATAATAAAGATACGAAATGAGCATAATTTTGTCCGAATAGAATACCTGTATAATTCACATGCAGACTGCACAGTATAGGCACATCATTTTGCTAAGCGAACTACAATAAGGGCAACAGTTACCATCtcaaaaacagagaagaaaaaaaaaaaaaaactgacacttcTTCATTTCAAAGCTATCCCCTGGAATCCAACCAGCAACGGCAAAAGAGTCATCTCGTGCATTTGGTTTCTGGCGACTTTCATCATCGGATCCGTCTACCGAGGGAACCTGAAGGCGATGCTTATTCTCCCCAAGTTAGAACTTCCCTTCGACAACCTGCAACAGCTCCTCGCGAGCAAGATCAAAACTTTTGTGCCTCCAGGAAGTGCTCTCCGACAAACCATTGAAGTAAGGTTCTAGTGAATGTTACTGTACCTGAATCCAGCATACCAAAGGCCAACGGCTTgtatgagacacacacacacacacacacacacacacacacacacacacacacacacatatatatatatatatatatatatatatatatatatatatatatatatacatatatatatatatatatatatatatatatatatatatatatatatatatatatatatatatatatatatataaaagtcccaGTCTTATCTGACCGTATAGATGAAGAGGTGAAGAGACTTTGACACCTCTCTCAGAAATTTCACTATGACTCAGCTGATTAGAAACATTTTGTTGACAGATAACTCACAGTCGGTGTAGCTGTGGGCATTGCACTAGCTGTCTCTTCCAGCAATACTTGTTGAGAATCAAAATCCcctttacagaaatatataaactcgtgtatatatatatatatatatatatatatatatatatatatatatatatatatatatatatatatatatatatatatatatatatatatatatatatatcaatcaaaacCCGTTTTCCGTAACAGAAGGCGCCAAGATAAAAACTACATGACTATCATGGACACTTTAATAATTTTACCTTGAATCACTGATTGACTCCCTATGCGAAAGCTTCTACATCATTAACCTCTTGTTATACCTACACAGAAGATTCATTAGATTCCCCTAAACAAACTGCGCAATTCACTCATTTTGTGCAAACCTACCCCAATTTCCTGGTTACTAACACAAGTACATTGCAGTACTCTTCCTCCGCATCTATCCACACCTTTCTAGTTCTCCTTCTCGTCCTTCTTACAAAAACTTCCGAATTGTACATTTTTCACAATACTGTCAttgtcatcctccattctctccacatgatcaAAATCTACTGTACCTCAAAACACTGTGGTCCACATTTTCACCTATACTGACTTTATTGCCACTCAAATTCAGTCATAATCTCATTCCATGTGAAATATGCAAAAGATTTCTCCCCAGCTTCAgtcattttatttcagtaactttaacttcaatatttctctttcataaacgagaatgagcttaacaatcccttcatatattCCAGCTCTGTCTTCCTTCGATAATGCTTGTCTATTACAAATCTTCTGATCACACCTTGCTACCCTTCTTGTTTAACCTGTTCTGCAACTTACCCCTTACTTAATCCAAACATCATCGATCAAATTTACTATCTAACACCTCTATGAATCAGTCACCGCTATTCTTAATACTGCTTAAATTCACTTTCATATTTCTCCACTTACGAATAGTTTCAAACCATCACTACCTTCAACCAATATCATCTCCAAGCACCAGGTACCACACACTCCTTGCAGTGGCCCTTTTCTTATCCTCATCTCATGTCTTTCGCTTACTTCTATTATTGTTTGCACAGAAACAGTCTTCTTTGAGACCCATTATCAAGCCTTAACCAGTCATTTCCTTTGTGTGATCTAACACACTTTGCTTCCATCATAAAAGCTATTAATTCCTCTGAACAAATTGCCTTCTGTATCATAATCCTCAACACCTTCCACATTGAATTTCGACATCTGCCAGCTACCTTAAGAATCCGCTTTGAACTTgatctctatttttttctttcttttacagcaaCAAGAATCCATTTAAGCTCCATCAAAAACATCTTTCTTTTGCTACCTCAGGAATCCTCTTCAGACTTTCTTTTGCCTCCACAGGAGTCCCATTCAAACTATATGAATCCTTAACCCATTTTTTTTCGGTAACCGAGTCAACTTTAACTGCTATTTTTAGTTCCTTTCTTCCACTTACGTTGGAACGCATTTGGAACTCtgtctcatttcttttcttttgttacaaCAAGAATTCCCTTCAACTAGATCACCCACCCCTTTCCTTTGCTACCACAGGAATCCTCCTCGAACTCGGGACTGTACCTCCTTAAAAACCAGCTATCTTCAGTAACGAATACCTCTGAGGCTACTGATTTGGTAATAAGAGGGGCTATGGCAACATTCGTAAGCGAACAGCTCCTGCTTTACATTGTGCACGACGTTTACAGAAAGGTCAGGATTAGAATTTCCTTGTGTTGTAACCCTAATTGTTATTCTCAAGTGGTAATGGTGATCTGGCAAGGCTGGTGACACTTTCAACTAATTGTTACTAACAGCTCACGTAAAATAGATATTATATTTTGCCACCAAAAGAATCGTAGTATTTTATACACAATTTAATGTGAACGTTTACAGATTAAAATAAGAACCCCCACAGGGAAAACAGTTACTGAAATTTCAGTGAGGAATTTTCAGCAATTTCTGTAAAACGATTGTCTTCTTGTAGGTCAATCCTCGATAAACAAAGTGGCAGTTCTGGTGAATCATGATTTGCATAAATTCAGGTAAAATAGTCCTTTTGACAAAATGACAATTGTAGTGCTGATAACGTGGTAACAGATTTTTTacagatataaacaagtaaaaaatgcgcacagccgctacagtgtataatcaaggccaccgaaaatagatctatctttcggtggtcacggcccatgaaactttaaccatggccaggtggtggcctatcctatatcgatgacacaagcacgatcatgggtaattttaatcttaaataaaaaaaaaaagctgatgctagagggctgcaatttggtatgtttgatgattggagggtggataatcgacataccaatttgcagccctctagcctcagtagttctgaagatctgagggcggacagaataaactgcaaacggacagacaaagccggcacaatagttttctttttatagagcACCAATAAAAACCAATTTTGACAATGATGGTAATACTGACTAAACCAGAAAAGCAATTTCAGAAAAGAACAATCCTTTAAAGTACTGTAGAAAATCTAGCAAGATAGGAAATGTCTTTTAACCCACCTATATGATCATATTAGTTAACTGAGTGAGGTAGCTTTTGGTGGGATTAGAACTCATTAGCAGCAAAAATGCACCAAGCTGAaccttaacattaaaaataaaaaaaataatctgatgtAAACTCTTGGATAGCTTTCTGAATGGCTTTGCGCAGATGCGTACATGATTCCATACAAACTTGTTTCCATACAAACTGGAAAACCGTTATATCTTTCTTGTAACCAGCATTAGTTCAAAGACAGCAGGCAAATCTGCCAGTGTGTTAGTCTGTCCAGCTGACAGCTATTAACCCTTCTTGGAAATGTTTGGTAATAGTTGCTATGCTCCTCAAAACTGTTTCCAAACATGGCAAATTTCTCAATCCTATGCAACCACACTTACAAGGTACAGCTGAAGAGACTGATATATCTAAATGTCAAATTATATAATAAGAATTTAAAGTATGAACAAAttatttgcatctctctcttttGGTTAATCCAGTGATTGCCACATTATTTCCTTAATCTGCTTTACATGCATACCACCtaataaaggagaaaaatgttACCTTTGGAATACTGATGGATTCACTCTCATTGACGATTTGCTCTCCCGACAGACCAAAACCTGCCCTTTAGTATCTGGCATCGCAGAAGTTCTTTGAGGCAACAAGTATTGGACTTGGGTTCCCAAAAGGGTCACCTCTGAGGGAGAAGATCAATCCTATGTGAGTTTAAATTTTCCATGAcatcattatatttcaaaatatcaagGAAAGATTATTCATACAAACTTTGTGCTTTTGTTTAACGATGCATTGTACAAAGACTAGCTGTAGGACTGCTATTAACATCCACAATAACAATATTTTGTCAAAGTATACTGTCAAATTcgactttcaataataataataataataataataataataataataataataataataataataataataataataatgtgctgtAATGCCAAGAGTTACTTGAATCATGCAATATTTGTTCTTGCAGATTTTCAATGAAGTAATTCTACTTTTAGGTTatcttaaaagttcattttttaaattccaacttttacaaaaataattaaatactctACTTTCATTGCAAACATGGTGAATATTCTTCCCAAGACACTTCAGGCATAACGGTTTGAGGATTTAGTCATTGATCATAAAGAATTCTTCTGATTTCTCACCCAGGATCTGTAACTTAAAAGAATTCGGTATTCTGGATCACCTGTTCAAGAGGAGGATCAAGGATGCTTACTTGTGTCTCAAGAAAGAATCTCTTGGGACAGATGGCCTACGACCTTTGGATGTTGGCGATTTCTATGGAGTTTTCTGCGTCTATCTTGGAGGTCAGTGTATATGCAATTGggtaataaatttataatgtaaagGTATTTGGAAAATCTTCAGTGAACTTAGGACTCTGAGAATGTTTTGAAACTTTAAATGAGTTTGAGAATTACAGTCGACTATTCCTCTGGAGATTAGCTGGGATGAGCATTCAGATATCTCatgtgaaaaaattatgataatgttatCGACAGTGACGTGTGAGAGAATTTTCTTTGGaagtacacattattattattattattattattattattattattattattattattattattattattattattattattattattattcattagattacccatattcatatggaaaaatatCTAAGCAAAGgctggtgctcatttgaaagaagtaacagaaggtaataggatatacagaaagagatcgttattagaaaagaaaaaatatctaacaaattaataaatacatggataaaactgtaagtgaattattaaaatacaaggagagctgcttaagggtagtaatgcattgcatctttgatTGAACTTTGGAGGTTTCACTTCCTTGagatcctcagggagactgttccacactccaaccgtgtgaggaataaaagacctctggaactgggaagttcaaTAGAgtggcatatttactgcatattggtgctgatgttaagcaaatctggttgctctcggcaggaaaaggggatcagggatgaagtgtgaatgtgaaagatctcttgttaaaatacaacttatgaaacaatgacaaacaagagaccatccgtcgatgatccaa contains these protein-coding regions:
- the LOC136850443 gene encoding uncharacterized protein — encoded protein: MTATLLSMSSSRAKAIDFSVPLYMDVQAFAHKRPVYESDLAGFIKAYKNQAHHFAKRTTIRATVTISKTEKKKKKKLTLLHFKAIPWNPTSNGKRVISCIWFLATFIIGSVYRGNLKAMLILPKLELPFDNLQQLLASKIKTFVPPGSALRQTIEYLASQKFFEATSIGLGFPKGSPLREKINPMICNLKEFGILDHLFKRRIKDAYLCLKKESLGTDGLRPLDVGDFYGVFCVYLGGQCICNWVINL